In Scylla paramamosain isolate STU-SP2022 chromosome 29, ASM3559412v1, whole genome shotgun sequence, a genomic segment contains:
- the LOC135115283 gene encoding alpha-(1,3)-fucosyltransferase C-like has translation MKNLVKLPAFYLCLVLFAVVLVLFEDRQEHSWDLNRPNGAPFRLPKIQSITFNKSSVHAPHTSANASRTQPPPAPLTTLAQTTGGTQLGEASGVEAQLLPIKTILVWTFGYGGTTMGFGEGQAPFKTAGCEVDACLITGNRTLVPLDAFDAIMFHFRSLKADNLPDKRSPHQRWVFWEMESASYVYQDPGLYNNLFNWTMTYRWDSDVGQRYGIVYPIPSSSPSSSSSSPTTTTSASPSPGGLERDYAKGKTKMAAWFVSNCFTISRREKIVKFIKKYIQVDIYGKCGKLSCPRERTEECYDMLSNHYKFYLSFENSLCKDYVTEKLFSVLRHDVVPVVLGGANYTSITPPHSIINVKDFPSIMGLINHLKYLDSNDTAYNEYFRWKKHYQVVDGWKSGARSFCDLCKKLHKDQTPKVYSNMRDWFVEQGGCMRLDLRSAG, from the exons aCTACCCAAGATTCAGAGCATCACGTTCAACAAGTCGAGTGTCCACGCGCCACACACCAGCGCTAATGCCTCCAGAACACAGCCACCCCCTGCACCTCTCACCACCCTGGCGCAGACCACAGGAGGGACGCAGCTAGGGGAGGCGTCAGGTGTCGAGGCGCAGCTGCTCCCAATCAAGACCATCCTCGTGTGGACTTTT GGCTACGGGGGCACGACAATGGGCTTCGGGGAGGGTCAGGCGCCCTTCAAGACAGCCGGCTGCGAGGTGGACGCCTGTCTCATCACCGGGAACCGAACGCTGGTGCCTCTCGATGCCTTTGACGCCATCATGTTCCACTTCCGCTCCCTAAAGGCTGACAACCTCCCCGACAAGAG GTCGCCACATCAGCGGTGGGTGTTCTGGGAGATGGAGTCAGCCTCTTATGTGTACCAGGACCCAGGTCTCTACAACAACCTCTTCAATTGGACCATGACTTACAGATGGGATTCCGACGTGGGACAAAG gTACGGTATAGTCTATCCcattccatcctcctccccctcgtcctcctcctcctcccccaccaccaccacgtctgcCTCGCCTTCACCTGGCGGATTAGAGAGGGACTACGCCAAGGGCAAGACCAAGATGGCTGCCTGGTTCGTGTCAAACTGCTTCACCATATCCAGAAGAGAAAAAATCGTCAAGTTCATCAAGAAAtatatacag GTGGACATCTACGGGAAGTGCGGCAAGTTGAGCTGCCCCAGGGAGAGGACCGAGGAGTGCTATGACATGCTGAGCAATCACTACAAGTTCTACCTGTCCTTCGAGAACTCCCTGTGCAAGGACTACGTCACGGAAAAACTGTTCTCCGTCCTCAG ACACGACGTGGTGCCCGTGGTGTTAGGGGGCGCCAACTACACCAGCATCACGCCCCCGCACTCCATCATCAACGTGAAGGACTTCCCCAGCATCATGGGCCTCATCAACCACCTCAAGTACCTCGACAGCAACGACACAGCCTATAACGAGTACTTTAG GTGGAAGAAACACTACCAGGTGGTGGACGGGTGGAAAAGCGGAGCACGAAGTTTCTGTGACCTGTGCAAGAAGCTTCACAAGGACCAGACGCCCAAAGTGTATTCGAACATGCGGGACTGGTTCGTGGAGCAAGGAGGCTGCATGAGACTTGACCTCCGCTCCGCTGGATAA
- the LOC135115282 gene encoding transmembrane protein 145-like: MDPPPTRPRHLPLRPHFPASSTSSPTRTRGRCSLRITRTLLNTFRRGFAAFMDHPGYLLNPRGVLVWAWVTLTLLATPAEGKYSEGYVKTTERWLFLERFCFLSRDGTFEFEVDYDLKYGTQRFLLYFDTPTQWPAVYGTQKTCEEKESVLITGNNQKINLTLPFNNRECEVVRHPGDTAYNHCKGFRSFDSLRERWWFIAVSNCESTQGMEMRYRLVMTNGDSYWYKHFSADEFYILRTDMSALAIQLGILLLALLASAELKKRELLHTTYRLYLATVATQVFGLLFLTLHYANYGVNGIGFPFSKLLGRALHTASTVLMVLLLLLAAKGFNITRGRLRQNSAVRLTAFMCMYIVTCLCLFIYEQQVFDPGEVLYLYESPAGYALVGLRLLAWLMFLYSCFFTVKHYPEKSGFYGPFFSFFSLWFLAGPVVIIICNHVIDKWVREKVVNGVDLSITLLGHLFFLVLTRPSAANKNFPFHVRTSQVRALEHSATGVVGNNTLDAFSAHRYAPDLTEPRTHAAPDLFLVSGAVEMIPLPPPRSITKDDQSYHHQDVKDSSGPPPPPPPPPPPPQSPPPPPPYDIPQ; encoded by the exons ATGGACCCACCACCGACCCGCCCTCGGCACCTGCCCCTCCGCCCACACTTCCCAGCCTCCTCTACCTCGTCCCCGACAAGAACCCGGGGTCGCTGTTCTTTGCGGATCACAAGGACGCTCCTGAACACCTTCCGCCGCGGGTTTGCTGCCTTCATGGACCACCCTGGGTACCTCCTCAATCCCCGCGGCGTGTTGGTGTGGGCGTGGGTCACCCTAACCCTCTTGGCCACCCCAGCGGAGGGCAAGTATTCAGAGGGTTACGTCAAGACCACGGAG CGGTGGCTGTTCCTAGAGCGGTTCTGTTTCCTCTCGAGAGACGGAACCTTCGAGTTCGAGGTGGACTATGACCTCAAGTACGGCACGCAGCGCTTCCTGCTCTACTTCGACACCCCGACGCAGTGGCCCGCGGTGTATGGGACgcagaag ACGtgcgaggagaaggagagcgtTCTTATCACCGGGAACAACCAGAAGATCAACTTGACGCTTCCCTTCAACAACCGAGAGTGCGAGGTAGTGAGGCACCCCGGGGACACTGCTTATAACCACTGCAAAGGCTTCCGCAGCTTCGACAGTCTGCGAGAGAGGTGGTGGTTCATAGCTGTCAGTAATTGCGAGAGTACTCAG GGCATGGAGATGAGATACAGACTTGTCATGACCAACGGAGACTCCTACTGGTACAAACATTTCTCAGCTGATGAATTTT ACATACTGAGAACCGACATGTCAGCGCTGGCCATCCAACTAGGTATCCTGTTGCTGGCCCTCCTCGCCTCAG CGGAACTCAAGAAGCGAGAGCTGCTCCACACAACGTACCGTCTGTACCTGGCAACGGTTGCCACGCAGGTGTTCGGTCTGCTCTTCCTGACGCTGCACTACGCCAATTACGGAGTGAACGGCATTGGCTTCCCCTTCAGCAAActcttag GGCGGGCGCTCCACACGGCCAGCACGGTGCtcatggtgctgctgctgctgctggctgccAAGGGCTTCAACATCACCAGAGGAAGACTGCGCCAGAACTCCGCCGTGCGCCTCACTGCCTTCATGTGCATGTATATTGTcacctgtctgtgtctgtttatctacgAGCAACAG GTGTTCGACCCCGGTGAAGTGCTGTACCTGTACGAGTCACCTGCTGGCTACGCACTGGTGGGGCTGCGGCTGCTGGCATGGCTCATGTTCCTCTACTCGTGCTTCTTCACCGTCAAGCACTACCCGGAGAAGAGCGGGTTCTACGGGCCCTTCTTTAGCTTCTTCTCCCTCTG GTTCCTGGCGGGACCCGTGGTGATCATCATTTGCAACCACGTGATCGACAAGTGGGTGCGGGAGAAGGTGGTGAACGGCGTCGACCTGTCCATCACCCTCCTGGGccatctcttcttcctg gTACTAACACGCCCAAGCGCCGCCAACAAAAACTTCCCCTTCCACGTGCGCACGTCTCAGGTTCGCGCGCTGGAACACTCCGCGACAGGCGTGGTGGGCAACAACACGCTGGATGCCTTCTCCGCGCATCGGTACGCCCCTGACCTGACCGAGCCGCGCACACACGCCGCGCCCGACCTCTTCCTCGTATCTGGCGCCGTGGAAATG attcctcttccgcctccgaGGAGCATCACAAAAGATGACCAAAGTTACCACCATCAGGACGTCAAAGATTCCTcggggccaccaccaccaccaccaccgccaccaccaccaccgcaatcaccaccaccaccaccaccttacgaCATCCCCCAGTAA
- the LOC135115287 gene encoding mitochondrial amidoxime-reducing component 1-like, which produces MKVTWRLAPPLRSPPRAAIMDSCLFQLIPQDLFVDTVESNNSLASALTCLFANTEDSTARLSPPLVLEAHRFKDHLSAKFEWDLTLTDEGEWDEVGEVGELIVYPLKSGRGVKVTEAEATRYGLAVDLMEDRSFVAAYPSNVLRGKFDSGMFDLTLTLDGSMVTLRCRQGKEEEEKEEVHFDLQDVMKEGKVVEIPDYRYDVKGYDCGDEAAAWLTKVTQATRKGENVRLVYNGDLMRNRRPETVLKLNMHKTYTYRFYKPSDRVTYAESAAYMLASETSLADLNERLLKKVTLDWFRPNLVVRGVRRAYDEDDWAYVRIGDVVLRRVKPCTKHVFKYVDPETGEKSTNQEDRVLRKTLISSRKIKGPKSLEYYFKYTPVFGVHLGIDSCGKVRVGDKVEVARVSSNPRWEL; this is translated from the exons ATGAAGGTAACCTGGCGGCTGGCTCCTCCACTGAGATCGCCGCCGAGGGCCGCCATCATGGATTCCTGCCTGTTCCAGCtt ATCCCTCAAGACCTCTTCGTTGACACTGTAGAGTCCAACAACTCCCTTGCCTCTGCACTGACCTGTCTCTTCGCCAACACTGAGGACAGCACTGCCCGCCTGTCACCTCCCTTGGTCCTTGAGGCTCATCGCTTTAAGGACCACCTCTCTGCCAAGTTCGAGTGGGATCTGACACTTACGGACGAGGGGGA GTGGGATGAGGTGGGCGAGGTGGGGGAGTTGATTGTTTACCCTCTCAAGTCAGGCCGCGGGGTCAAGGTCACTGAAGCGGAGGCGACCCGATATGGCCTGGCTGTTGACCTAATGGAAGacag GTCATTCGTGGCGGCGTACCCCAGTAATGTGTTGAGGGGGAAGTTTGATAGCGGGATGTTTGACCTAACCTTGACCCTGGACGGCAGTATGGTCACCTTGAGATGTAggcaagggaaagaggaggaagagaaggaggaggttcaCTTTGACCTGCAGGACGTgatgaaggaggggaaagtggTCGAGATCCC GGACTATAGATATGATGTGAAGGGATATGATTGCGGGGACGAGGCGGCGGCGTGGCTCACCAAAGTCACGCAAGCCACACGCAAGGGGGAAAATGTCAGACTGGTGTACAACGGTGACTTGATGAGGAACAGGCGGCCAGAAACGGTACTGAAACTGAATATGCACAAGACTTACACCTACCGATTCTACAAGCCTTCTGACAGg GTGACGTACGCGGAGAGCGCTGCCTACATGCTGGCCTCAGAGACCTCGCTGGCGGATCTCAACGAGCGACTGTTGAAGAAGGTGACTCTGGACTGGTTTAGACCCAACCTGGTGGTGCGGGGCGTACGGCGAGCCTACGACGAGGACGACTGGGCCTACGTCAGGATCGGGGACGTGGTACTACGCCGCGTGAAGCCCTGCACCAA ACACGTGTTCAAGTACGTGGATCCTGAGACCGGCGAGAAGAGCACGAATCAAGAGGATCGCGTGCTAAGGAAGACGCTTATCAG TTCCCGCAAGATTAAGGGACCAAAGAGCCTGGAATACTACTTTAAGTATACCCCAGTGTTTGGAGTGCATCTGGGCATTGATAGTTGTGGGAAGGTGCGTGTGGGTGACAAGGTAGAGGTGGCGCGGGTGTCCTCCAACCCTCGCTGGGaactgtga